In the Alphaproteobacteria bacterium genome, CTGCTTGGCGAGCTTTGCGAGCGCGACCGCCTTGTCGAGCTGGTCGCGACCGGTTTTTCGCAGTAGATGTGCTTGCTCGCATTGATCGCCTGCGTGACGAGATCGGCGCGCATCTGAGTGGTGGCGGCATCGAAGAAGACCGTGTCGTCGGGGTTCTTCAGCGCGGCGGCGAGATCCGTGGTCGTGCGCGCAATGCCGTATTGTCTGCCGAGCGCCGCGATCTTCTCGGCATTGCGCCCGACCAGGATCGGGTCGGGCATCGCGCGGTCGCCGTTCGGCAGCGTGACGCCGCCCTGTTCGCGGATCGCCAGGATCGAGCGCACGAGGTGCTGGTTGAGCCCCATGCGTCCGGTGACGCCGTTCATGTGATGCCGAGATTGCGCGTCGCCACGCTGGTCCTCCCGCCTGTTTGTTGAGCCGATTTGGCTACCGACGTGACCCAACCGTCAAGTCAGGTCATTGATGCCGAGCCGTGTCAGGCGCGTGGCCTTCTCCCGGTTCACCGCCTCTGGCGGGACGCGCCCTGCGACCAGGTCGCCGACCTGCCGCACGGTATCGAAGGCCTGATTGCTCGATCGCATCGGGGGTGAGCCCTGCGGTGTGCGGCGTCGCGATCACGTCGGCGCGACTTGCCAGATTGAACGACGGCTTCTGGTCGAAAGCGCGGCCGACTTCCATCGCGGCGCCGGCGATCTGCTTCTTCTCCAGCGCGGCGAGCAGCGCGGCCTCGTCGTCGAGATTGCCACGCGAGAGGTCTGAGGAAATAAGCGCTCTTCTTCATGCGCGCGAAGTTCGTGGCGTTCATCAGATTCTCGGTCTCCTCGTTGGCGATGACCAGGCAGATTACGAAGTCGGATTTGGCGAGCAGCGCGTCGAGCTCGACCTGCTTTGATGTGTGCGTCCTCGACCATTGCGTAGGGATCGCTCACCAGCACCGTCATGCCGAGCGCGCCGCAGATCGGCGCGAGGTGCCGCGCGATCGCGCCGTAGCCCATGATGCCGACGGTCGCGCCGTGAAGCTGCACGCCCCTGCGCGGCTCGGGGTCGAGGCCGTTGCGATAGTCGATCACCTGGTCGGTGATCTTTCGCCCGCAATCGATCATCATGCCGATCGCCATCTCCGAGACAGACGCCATGAAACCGGGCGTCGCGCGCGTGACCAGCACCCCCTGAGCGCTCGCTGCATCCACGTCGATGTTGCGGATTATCGACCGCGACGCGCAGGAATGCGCAGCAATCCGGCGCCAGCGGGAAGAACTCGGCGGGCCCGGGCGTCTGGCGGTCGGACACGATGATCTCGCAGCCTTTCGCGGCTTCGGCCAGCGCCTTGGCGTCCAGCACCTTGCCGGTCGTGTTCGTCCGCACCCTCGCCGAGCTTGCGCATCGCGGCAAGTGCGCGCGGCCCGTAGTAGTTCTCCAGCATGTCGGGGACGTGAGTCAGGAAAATGCGCATGAGGGCCCTGTGGGGAGTGCGTGTTGCCAGAACGGCTCGGCGATGCTTTATCGCGCGCTGACATGTCAGGCAAACAGGGAAGCGTCCATGAAGGTCGTGGGGTTCGAGGGCCGAGGGCGGATTGCGGCTCGGCATTGTCGAGGGCGATCAGGTCATCGATTTGCAGGCGGCCGATCCAAAAGTGCCGGCCGATCTCGGCGCCGCGCTCGCGGCCAACAACGGCGACCTCAAGCCGCTTGCCGACATCGCGAAAAAGGCGCCGGCCTCCGCGCGCCGCCCGCTCAAGGGCCTGAAGTTCGGCCTCCCCGTTGCGCGGCCGGGCAAGATCCTCTGCCTCGGGCCTCAACTATCTGGAGCACGTCAAGGAAGGTTCGCAGCACGATAACATCCGAAATTCCCACCATCTTCATGCGCTGCCTCACCTCGATGGTGCCGCATGAGCAGCCGATCATCCGGCCGAAGGCGTCCGAGCAGCTCGACTACGAGCCGAGATGATGCTGATCGTCGGCAAGCGCGCGAAGCACCTGACGATGGAGACCGCGACGTCCTGCATTGCCGGCTATTCGTGCTCGAACGAAGGTTCGGTGCGCGAATTCCAGCGCAAGACCACGCAGTGGGACATGGGCAAGAATTTCGACCGCACCGGCGGCTTCGGCCCGTGGATGGTGACGGTGGACGAACTGCCGGACGCGGGCGTCGGCTTGAAGATTGAAAGCCGCCTCAACAGGCACCGTGATGCAGAGCGATAACACGGCGAACATGATGTTTCCTGTGAAGGAGATGCTGGTCTACGTGACGCAGGGCATGACGCTCGAGCCAGGCGACATCGTCTTCACCGGCACGCCGTCCGGCGTCGGGCACGCGCGCAAGCCCAATCCGGTGTGGATGAAGCAGGGCGACTGTCTGCGAGATCGAGATCGAGGGGATCGGCGTGCTGCGCAATCCGATCCAGAACGAGGCTTAGCGCGTTGCCACGATGAACAGGCGCGGGAAGGGCAGCAGCACGGTGCCATCCGGCATCGTGCGATAGGCCCCCTGCGACGGAAGTCTGATAGCGAGCCAGAAAGGACATTTCGCTCCGTCTCGTCGAGCGCATCGAGCAGCGGGCGCAGCGCCGAGCCCTTGAACCACTCGACCACGCCAGCCGCGCCGCCTGCGATCACGTGGAAATAGATCGTGCGCCACAGGTCGACGTGGCTGCACAGCGGCTTCATCAGCTCGTAGTACCAGAGCGCGTCCTGCCGCGCGGGCCGCAGCACATTGGTGAGCTTGCCGGCCCATGGTCCATCCGAGGCAAGCTCGCGCATCAGGCGGAGCGCCGGCTGGTCGGCATTGTCCGGTATCTGGATCGCGAGGCTGCCGCCATTGCTGAGCTTGCGGAGAAGCCTGGGAAACAGGGTGTCGTGTGCCGGCACCCACTGCATCACGGCGTTGGACAGGATCACGTCGAACGGACCCGGATCGGCCCATGCGGTGAGATCGGCAAGCTCGAACCGGATCTGCGGCAGCCGCTTGCGCGCCGCCGCGATCATGTCGGGCGAGTTGTCGAGGCCGGTGACCTTCGCGTCCGGGAACGCGGCGGCCAGTACTTCGGTGGAATTGCCCGGACCGCAGCCGAGATCGATCGCGGTTTTCACGTTGCGATTCTGGATCGCCGCCACGAGGTCGCGCACCGGCCGCGTACGCTCGGCTTCAAACGTGGTGTATTGCTTGGCCGACCATTGGTCCGCGGAAGGAATGGCGCGACTCCTAGCTCGTTGCGAGCAGCGCGAGGCCGGCGGCGGCGATCGCGGCACCGGCGGCCTGCGCGATACGCCAGCCGCCACGTTCGGCGAGCCTGCCAGCTGCCAGCCCAAGCGCAATGCCGACGGCGTGCAACATCGCGGTCGCGAGGAGGAAGCCCAGCGCGTACTCGGACCCCGAGAGGCTCTGCGGCATTTCGGCGCCATGCGCGTGGCCGTGGAAAATGGCGAACAGCCCGACGAGCGCCATTGCGGCGAGTGTCGGGAGGCTGACGCGGAGCGCGACGGCGAGGCCGAGCACAATCACCGAAACCGCGATCCCGATCTCGGCATGCGGCAGGGCGTAGCCGATCACGCCGAGCGCGCCGCCGATCGCCATCGCGCCAAGAAATGCCGCAAGGATGAGCCAAAGTGCGCGCCCGCCGATCACCGCCGCATAAAGGCCGACAGCCACCATGGCGAGGACATGGTCGATCCCGCCAAGCGGATGGGCGAAGCCGTGCACGAACCCGCTGGCGCCGTGGCCGGTATGCGCCAACGCAGGACTCGCCGAAGCGAGCAGGATAAGAGGCGCCACGATACGTCGAAGGATCATTCGAATTGCCCCATTCAGAAACGGCCCGGCGCCCGATATGACCGGCTCGGCGCGCGGCGCGCAAGGGGGCTTAAAGCGCCAGTTCACCGAGCACGTCGAGCGACATCTCGGCCCGCTCGCTCAAGGCCTGCGCGGCGAGCCGCACCGAGGCATTGACGGCGCCGAAGGCCCCATAGTTGCGCCGCTGCACGATCTCGAAGAAGAAGCGCCCGTCGAACGCCTTCGTGTAGGCGTGGAAGAACTCGCCCGTCGCGGAGCGATCATAGAGGATCCCGAGCGCGCGCATCCGCTCGATCTCTTCCGCACCGAGATCGTGCATCGCCGAGAGTCCATCGTAATAGGTCTCCGGAATATCGAGCAGCGGCACGTTGTTGGCGCGCATCGCCGCCATCGTGGCAAAGATGTCGTCGGTCGCGATCGCGATGTGGTGCACGCCGCCGCCGCCATAGCTCGACAGGAAACGCGACGTCGCGGTGCGCGGGCTCGCGCTTGCGTTAAGCGGCAGCCGCACCGAGCGGTCGCGGCTCTCCACCACGCGGCTCTGGATCAGGCCGTAGGGGTCGACCAACTCGTGCACCGCCTCTGCCTCGAAGCCGAACACGGATTTGTAAAACAAGAGCGTACCGTCGAGCTTGCCGCGCGGCATCACCTGCGAGACGTGATCGATTGTGGTGAGCCCACAGGACGATGTTTCGACCGCGGACTCTGCGGTGAAATCGACGTCAAAGATCGTACCCGCCGCGCCGGTGCGGTCGACCAGATAGATGAGGCTGCCTTCAAGCCCGCGGATCGCCGGGATCACCAGCTCATTGGGCCCGACCTTGCCGCGGAATGTCTGCGCCTTGTAACGCAGCGCGCGCTCGGTCGCGCTGCGCGCATCCCCGACGCGGAAAGCGAGTGCGCAGGCCGAGGGCCCATGCAGCAGGAAAAACGAGTGCGCGAAGGAATCCTTCTCGGCGTTGAGGATCAGGTTCACGTCGCCCTGACGGTGCAGGGTCACATCCTTGGAGCGATGCGTTCCGACATGCGCGAAGCCCATCGCGTCGAACATGCTCGTGAGCCGCGGCCGTGCCTCGGCGTCGACCGCAAACTCGATGAACTCGAAGCCATGGCAGACCGGCGCGGGCGGCGCGGCGAGCACACGCGGCGCGGCGGCTTCTCCGGCAAGCTCTTCCTCGAGCAGCAACAGCGAGCGCATTGCGTCGATCGCGGTCGGGCGCGGCGGCGCGGCGCGGAATTCATCGTTGAAGATTTCGAGCGAGATCGGCCCGT is a window encoding:
- a CDS encoding TIM barrel protein, giving the protein MLRSIATVSLGGTLVEKLQAIAAAGFDGVEIFENDLLYFDGSPAEVRTICADLGLRVLLFQPFRDFEAAPRARMPKNFDRAASKFDVMEQLGADLMLVCSNTAPDTIADDSIAAEDLRALGERAARRGFRIGYEALAWGGQVNKFGHAWKIVQAADHPAVGLVVDTFHTFAVEDDDAPIARIPGDRIFFAQLADAPMMRLDPLSWSRHFRLFPGQGAFPVTRFTRNVLASGYNGPISLEIFNDEFRAAPPRPTAIDAMRSLLLLEEELAGEAAAPRVLAAPPAPVCHGFEFIEFAVDAEARPRLTSMFDAMGFAHVGTHRSKDVTLHRQGDVNLILNAEKDSFAHSFFLLHGPSACALAFRVGDARSATERALRYKAQTFRGKVGPNELVIPAIRGLEGSLIYLVDRTGAAGTIFDVDFTAESAVETSSCGLTTIDHVSQVMPRGKLDGTLLFYKSVFGFEAEAVHELVDPYGLIQSRVVESRDRSVRLPLNASASPRTATSRFLSSYGGGGVHHIAIATDDIFATMAAMRANNVPLLDIPETYYDGLSAMHDLGAEEIERMRALGILYDRSATGEFFHAYTKAFDGRFFFEIVQRRNYGAFGAVNASVRLAAQALSERAEMSLDVLGELAL
- a CDS encoding fumarylacetoacetate hydrolase family protein — protein: MLIVGKRAKHLTMETATSCIAGYSCSNEGSVREFQRKTTQWDMGKNFDRTGGFGPWMVTVDELPDAGVGLKIESRLNRHRDAER
- a CDS encoding HupE/UreJ family protein; its protein translation is MILRRIVAPLILLASASPALAHTGHGASGFVHGFAHPLGGIDHVLAMVAVGLYAAVIGGRALWLILAAFLGAMAIGGALGVIGYALPHAEIGIAVSVIVLGLAVALRVSLPTLAAMALVGLFAIFHGHAHGAEMPQSLSGSEYALGFLLATAMLHAVGIALGLAAGRLAERGGWRIAQAAGAAIAAAGLALLATS